Part of the Geobacter pickeringii genome, CGACCCGCACCTCTGGCTCGATTTCGCCAATGCCCGGGTGATGGTGGACAACATCGCGGCGGCCCTTGAGGCCAGGGATCCGGCCAACCGGGAGTACTACCGGGCCAACGCCGCCGCCTACGGGAAGAAGCTTGCCGCGCTCGACGAGCGCTACCGCGCCGGGCTCGCCACCTGCGCCAAGCGGATCTTCCTCCACGGCGGGCACTTTGCCTTCGGCTACCTGGCCAGCCGCTACGGGCTTACCTACGAATCGGCCTACGCCGTCAGCGCCGATGCCGAGCCGACGCCGGCGAAGCTGGCGGCGCTCGTGAAGAAGATCCGCCAGGAGGGGCTGAAGGTGATCTATACCGAAGAGCTGCTCGACCCGCGCACTGCGGAGACCATCGCGCGGGAGACCGGCGCCGCCGTCCTGATGCTGAACGGAGCCCATACCATCGGCCGGGACGACCTGGCGCGGGGTGTCACCTTCCTCTCCCTCATGGAGCGGAACCTCGAAAATCTCCGGGTGGGACTCCAATGCCGGTAGCGGTCGTGGCGGTCAACGGGGTCTCCCTCGCCTACCATGGCGCCGAGGCGCTGCGGGACGTCACCTTCGAGGTGGCGGCGGGGGATTACGTCGGGGTCGTCGGCCCCAACGGCTCGGGGAAGAGCACCCTGATCCGGTGCATCCTCGGGCTCGCCCGCCCCGACCGGGGAACGGTCGACCTCTTCGGGACCGAGCGTTCCCGCTTCAGCCAGTGGCAACGGATCGGCTACCTCCCCCAGGGGCTCCAGCACTTCAACCCCCACTTCCCGGCCACCGTCGCCGAGGTGGTGGCCCTCGGCCTCCTGGCGGGGCGGCCGTTCCCCCGGCGCGTGGGGCGCGGCGATGCCGGCGCCGTGGAGCGGGTGCTGGCCCTCATGGGGATCGAGGCGATCCGCGACCGGCTGGTGGGGGAGCTGTCGGGGGGGCTGCGGCAGCGGGTGCTCCTGGCCCGGGCCCTGGTGAACGAACCGGAGCTGCTGCTGCTCGACGAGCCGACCACCGCCCTCGACCCGGAGACCCGGGAGAACTTCTACGGGATCATCCAGGAGTTGAACCGGACCCGCGGGACGACGGTGATCCTCGTCACCCACGACAGCGGCTCCATCGGGCGCTACGCCTCGCGGCTCCTCTACCTGGACAAGCGGGTGGTCTTCTACGGAGGGTTCGACTCCTTCTGTGATTCGCCGGAGATGTCGGACTTTTTCGGAATCCATTCCCAGCACCTGATCTGCCATCGGCATTAGCCCGCGGCGCCTTCGCGCCCATACCGGCGTTGGCTCGTCGGCAACTCCTCGCCGCCGTGGCCTGGACGCGAAATCGCCGCGGGCTGGAGAATATACGTGACCTTCCTCGAAATCTTCCAGTACGGATTCCTGCTGCGGGCCCTGGCGGCCGGCTCGCTCATCGCGGCACTCTGCGCGGTCCTCGGGGTCTTCCTCGTGCTGCGCCGCCTCTCGCTCATCGGCGACGGGCTCGCCCACGTCACCTTCGGGAGCGTGGCCATTGCCCTGCTCCTCCGCTTCCAGTCGGTCTACGTCTCCATCGCCGCCATCCCCTGCGTGCTTCTCTCCGCCCTCGGGATCCTGAAGCTCGCCGAGCGGGCCCGGATCTACGGCGACGCCGCCATCGGCATCGTCTCGTCGCTGGGGATCGCCACCGGCATCATGCTCGCCAGCATGGCGGGGGGGTTCAACGTCGACCTCTTCAGCTACCTCTTCGGCAACATCCTCTCCATCAGCCCCTTCGAACTGGGGCAGACCGCCGTCCTCTTCGTGGTGGTCTGCGCCACGGTCATCCTCTTCTACCGCGATCTCTTCGCCATCACCTTCGACGAGGAGCTGGCCCGCACCTCCGGCATCCGGGTCGACCGGATCAACGCGGTCCTCGTCCTCCTCACCGCCCTCACCGTGGTGCTCGCCATGAAGGTGGTGGGGATCATGCTCATCTCGGCGCTCCTCATCCTCCCGGCGGTGACCTCGCTCCAGCTCGCCCGCGGATTCCGGACCGCCATCCTCCTGGCGGCGGTCATCGGGGTCACCACGGTGACGGCCGGCATCGTCCTCTCGTTCCTCGGCAACCTCCCCACGGGGGCGACGATCATCTTCCTGAACTTCTCCCTCTTCCTCGCCGCCTTCGCGCTGCGCCACCTCCGGCGGTAGCGGGCAAAAAAAGAACCCGGCCGTGGGGCCGGGCTCGTTTCTGCCGGATGTGGCGGAGAGGTCAGTACCGATCTTCGTCTTTCTCCCCTTCGCAGACTTCCCTTAC contains:
- a CDS encoding metal ABC transporter substrate-binding protein, encoding MKRWWLLLAGALLVLGATGCRKEAGTAGQTGKLRVVATIFPVYEFARNVAGDRAEVTMLLPPGVEPHSFEPRPEDIVRVHKADLFVFTNPAMEPWAGGLVKGSGSANLAVVDASRGARLLKTAGDADHDHDHGGGKGDHHEGGIDPHLWLDFANARVMVDNIAAALEARDPANREYYRANAAAYGKKLAALDERYRAGLATCAKRIFLHGGHFAFGYLASRYGLTYESAYAVSADAEPTPAKLAALVKKIRQEGLKVIYTEELLDPRTAETIARETGAAVLMLNGAHTIGRDDLARGVTFLSLMERNLENLRVGLQCR
- a CDS encoding metal ABC transporter ATP-binding protein — protein: MPVAVVAVNGVSLAYHGAEALRDVTFEVAAGDYVGVVGPNGSGKSTLIRCILGLARPDRGTVDLFGTERSRFSQWQRIGYLPQGLQHFNPHFPATVAEVVALGLLAGRPFPRRVGRGDAGAVERVLALMGIEAIRDRLVGELSGGLRQRVLLARALVNEPELLLLDEPTTALDPETRENFYGIIQELNRTRGTTVILVTHDSGSIGRYASRLLYLDKRVVFYGGFDSFCDSPEMSDFFGIHSQHLICHRH
- a CDS encoding metal ABC transporter permease — protein: MTFLEIFQYGFLLRALAAGSLIAALCAVLGVFLVLRRLSLIGDGLAHVTFGSVAIALLLRFQSVYVSIAAIPCVLLSALGILKLAERARIYGDAAIGIVSSLGIATGIMLASMAGGFNVDLFSYLFGNILSISPFELGQTAVLFVVVCATVILFYRDLFAITFDEELARTSGIRVDRINAVLVLLTALTVVLAMKVVGIMLISALLILPAVTSLQLARGFRTAILLAAVIGVTTVTAGIVLSFLGNLPTGATIIFLNFSLFLAAFALRHLRR